The Halopseudomonas sabulinigri genome window below encodes:
- a CDS encoding SDR family NAD(P)-dependent oxidoreductase — protein MALCDLTGKRILLTQADAFMGPALQQTLQRHGAEVVADTRDFLDPKAPEQLVNEVGTIDVLLLNLGVPAPSTPAALVEDDEWGLLFRHMVDPLPRFARALLPMMTERQHGKIILMGSASALRGMKRASSYSAARGAQLAWVQAVGAEVASKGVQVNAIAQNFVDNPTYFPADIQANPAFQARLQREVPLGRLVSAEEDASFAAYLCSDAANCFVGQIFPVCGGWSH, from the coding sequence ATGGCCCTGTGCGACCTTACTGGAAAACGTATTCTGCTGACCCAGGCCGATGCCTTCATGGGCCCTGCCCTGCAGCAAACACTGCAGCGCCACGGTGCCGAGGTGGTTGCCGACACCCGCGACTTTCTGGACCCCAAGGCGCCGGAACAGCTGGTCAACGAGGTGGGCACAATTGATGTGCTGCTGCTCAACCTGGGCGTACCCGCGCCCAGCACCCCGGCCGCGCTGGTGGAAGATGACGAGTGGGGGCTGCTGTTTCGGCATATGGTCGACCCGCTACCGCGCTTTGCCCGCGCTCTGCTACCAATGATGACCGAGCGCCAGCATGGCAAGATTATCCTGATGGGCAGCGCCTCCGCACTGCGCGGCATGAAGCGTGCTTCCAGCTACAGCGCCGCCCGCGGCGCGCAGCTGGCCTGGGTGCAAGCGGTCGGCGCTGAAGTGGCGAGCAAGGGCGTGCAGGTCAACGCTATTGCGCAGAACTTCGTCGACAATCCGACTTACTTCCCCGCCGACATACAAGCCAATCCGGCCTTTCAGGCGCGCCTGCAACGCGAGGTGCCGCTGGGCCGCCTGGTCAGCGCCGAAGAAGACGCCAGCTTCGCCGCGTACCTGTGCAGCGATGCAGCCAATTGTTTTGTCGGTCAGATATTTCCGGTTTGCGGTGGCTGGAGCCACTGA
- a CDS encoding hotdog fold domain-containing protein, producing MQQREHIISISSRFCGPPNSGNGGYVSGLLAKAMGVPCQITLHAPPPLDTPLQLLANDEGAELRLGEQLLGSAKPHVFELNLPSAVDAATAAQAQERFEGFEQHNLPCCFVCGTNRDPLDGLRIFAGPTELRDEQVAALWTPDDTLTDESGMVSSEYLWAALDCPGYFAVRGQAGIALLGRFSAHIEQPVRAGEPLVVAGWALGHDGRKHFAGTALYNQQGEAVAWAEATWISLQKAAAA from the coding sequence ATGCAGCAACGCGAACACATCATCAGTATCAGCTCACGCTTTTGCGGCCCTCCCAACAGTGGTAATGGTGGCTACGTTTCCGGCCTGCTAGCCAAGGCCATGGGCGTGCCCTGCCAGATCACACTGCACGCGCCGCCGCCACTGGATACCCCTCTGCAGCTATTGGCCAACGACGAGGGCGCCGAACTACGCTTGGGCGAGCAGCTACTCGGCAGCGCCAAGCCCCATGTGTTTGAGCTGAATTTACCCAGCGCGGTGGATGCGGCAACTGCGGCCCAGGCACAAGAGCGTTTTGAAGGCTTTGAACAGCACAACCTGCCGTGCTGCTTTGTCTGCGGCACCAACCGCGACCCCCTGGATGGCCTGCGCATTTTTGCCGGCCCGACCGAGCTGCGCGACGAGCAGGTTGCCGCGCTCTGGACGCCGGACGATACGCTGACTGACGAGAGCGGTATGGTGAGCAGTGAATATCTCTGGGCAGCACTCGACTGCCCCGGTTACTTCGCGGTGCGCGGCCAGGCCGGTATAGCGCTGCTCGGGCGCTTTTCTGCCCACATCGAACAACCAGTACGCGCCGGCGAACCTCTGGTGGTGGCTGGTTGGGCGTTAGGCCACGATGGCCGCAAGCATTTTGCCGGCACCGCCCTGTATAACCAGCAGGGCGAGGCCGTGGCCTGGGCGGAGGCAACCTGGATCAGCCTGCAAAAGGCCGCCGCAGCCTGA
- the speA gene encoding arginine decarboxylase: MGPVRRSRKEDASAWTVADSRSVYGIRHWGAGYFNVSDAGHVEVMPRGAEAGSIDLHELVGQLRDSGLDLPLLVRFPDILQSRVKQLTGAFDQSIAALEYDSGYTALYPIKVNQQETVVENIIATDNVSIGLEAGSKPELMAVLALAPKGGTIVCNGYKDREFIHLALIGQKLGHKVFIVIEKESEVRLVIEEAEKLGVTPQVGLRVRLSSLASSKWADTGGEKSKFGLSAAQLLRVVDAFTAAGLQDGVRLLHFHMGSQIANLADYQHGFREAIRYFGELRALGLPVDHIDVGGGLGVDYDGTHSRNASSINYDVREYAQTVVGMLKDFCDEQGLPHPHIFSESGRAMTAHHAVLVVQVTDVERYNDVLPEIDNLDELPQVVRNLVGLQDQHDIEMVTETYWRATHYMADVAAQYAEGKLTLSQKALAEQCYFALCNRLHTQLKARQRSHRQVLDELNDKMADKYICNFSVFQSLPDTWAIDQVLPIMPLDRLEEEPLRRAVLQDLTCDSDGKIRHYVDEQSIENSLPVHELREGEDYLLGIFLVGAYQEILGDMHNLFGDTDSVNVYLRPDGKVVHGGIETHDTIEDMLRYVHFAPDELVTLYRDKVAGAKLSPAERTRFVDALRLGLTRSSYLSAE, from the coding sequence ATGGGCCCAGTACGGCGTTCACGCAAGGAAGATGCATCAGCCTGGACAGTGGCGGACAGCCGCAGTGTGTACGGCATTCGGCATTGGGGTGCGGGCTATTTCAACGTCAGTGACGCTGGGCACGTTGAGGTCATGCCGCGCGGAGCAGAGGCCGGCAGTATTGATCTGCATGAGCTGGTCGGCCAGCTGCGTGACAGCGGGCTGGATTTGCCGTTGCTGGTGCGCTTCCCCGATATTCTGCAATCGCGGGTCAAGCAACTGACCGGCGCCTTCGATCAGAGCATTGCGGCGCTGGAATACGACAGCGGCTACACCGCGCTTTACCCGATCAAGGTCAATCAGCAGGAGACCGTGGTCGAGAACATCATCGCTACCGACAACGTCTCCATTGGTCTTGAAGCCGGCTCCAAGCCAGAGCTGATGGCAGTGCTGGCGCTGGCGCCCAAGGGCGGAACCATTGTTTGTAACGGCTACAAGGATCGCGAGTTCATTCATCTGGCGTTGATTGGTCAGAAGCTCGGGCACAAGGTCTTTATCGTCATCGAGAAAGAGTCTGAAGTACGCCTGGTGATTGAGGAGGCCGAGAAGCTGGGTGTCACGCCGCAGGTGGGGCTGCGTGTGCGCTTGTCGTCGCTGGCCTCCAGCAAATGGGCTGACACTGGCGGGGAGAAGTCAAAGTTCGGTCTGTCGGCGGCGCAACTGTTGCGCGTGGTCGATGCCTTCACCGCGGCTGGTTTGCAGGATGGCGTGCGGTTGCTGCATTTTCACATGGGCTCGCAGATCGCCAACCTGGCGGACTACCAACATGGTTTTCGTGAAGCGATTCGCTATTTTGGCGAGCTGCGCGCGCTGGGTTTGCCGGTCGATCACATCGACGTGGGTGGCGGTTTGGGCGTCGATTACGATGGCACCCATTCTCGCAATGCCAGCTCGATCAACTATGACGTCCGGGAATACGCGCAGACGGTGGTTGGCATGCTCAAGGACTTCTGCGACGAGCAGGGTCTGCCGCACCCGCACATCTTCTCCGAAAGCGGCCGGGCGATGACCGCGCATCACGCCGTACTGGTGGTGCAAGTCACCGATGTAGAGCGCTACAACGACGTGCTGCCGGAAATCGACAATCTGGACGAATTGCCCCAGGTGGTGCGCAACCTGGTTGGTCTGCAGGACCAGCACGATATTGAAATGGTCACCGAGACCTACTGGCGCGCCACACACTATATGGCCGACGTCGCGGCGCAGTATGCCGAGGGCAAGCTGACGCTGTCGCAAAAGGCGCTCGCCGAGCAGTGCTACTTCGCCCTGTGTAACCGCTTGCACACCCAGCTGAAGGCGCGCCAGCGTTCGCACCGTCAGGTGTTGGACGAGCTGAACGACAAGATGGCCGACAAGTACATTTGCAACTTCTCGGTCTTCCAGAGTCTGCCCGACACCTGGGCGATTGATCAGGTGCTGCCGATCATGCCGCTCGACCGCCTGGAAGAAGAGCCGCTGCGTCGCGCCGTGCTGCAGGATCTGACCTGCGACTCCGATGGCAAGATCCGCCATTACGTGGATGAGCAAAGCATCGAGAATAGCCTGCCAGTGCATGAGCTGCGCGAAGGTGAGGACTACTTGTTGGGGATTTTCCTGGTCGGTGCCTATCAGGAAATTCTCGGCGACATGCACAACCTGTTTGGTGATACCGACTCGGTCAATGTTTACCTGCGCCCCGATGGCAAGGTGGTGCACGGCGGTATCGAAACCCACGACACCATCGAGGACATGCTGCGCTACGTGCACTTTGCCCCGGATGAACTGGTTACCCTCTATCGTGACAAGGTGGCCGGCGCCAAGCTCAGTCCCGCGGAGCGCACCCGCTTTGTCGATGCACTGCGGTTGGGGCTGACGCGCTCTTCCTACCTGAGCGCCGAATAG
- a CDS encoding SDR family oxidoreductase: MQQYFSLAGRTALVTGGSRGIGRMIAQGYLEAGAKVIICCRKLAEGQQTAQELSQYGECIAIGADLSSEAGAKQLAADVAEHTDHLDILVNNAGTSWGAPLEDFPVSGWEKVMQLNVVSVFSCIQQLLPMLRNNASAENPARVINIGSVAGISSFGEEAYSYGPSKAAVHQLSRNLARELVSQHINVNVIAPGRFPSKMTQHIHQDAAAMAEDCQHIPMKRWGREEEMSALAIMLASAGGAYMTGNVIPIDGGFTL; the protein is encoded by the coding sequence ATGCAGCAGTATTTCAGCCTGGCGGGGCGCACCGCACTGGTAACCGGCGGCAGTCGCGGCATCGGCCGCATGATCGCGCAGGGCTATCTCGAGGCCGGCGCCAAAGTCATCATCTGCTGCCGCAAACTGGCCGAAGGCCAGCAAACTGCGCAGGAACTGAGCCAGTACGGCGAGTGCATCGCCATTGGTGCCGACCTGTCCAGCGAGGCCGGCGCCAAGCAGTTGGCTGCCGACGTTGCCGAGCACACCGACCATCTTGATATTCTGGTGAACAACGCAGGTACCAGCTGGGGCGCGCCGCTGGAAGACTTCCCGGTTTCCGGCTGGGAAAAGGTGATGCAGCTCAACGTTGTCTCGGTGTTCAGCTGCATCCAGCAGCTGTTGCCCATGCTGCGCAATAACGCCAGCGCAGAGAACCCCGCGCGCGTCATCAACATCGGCTCGGTAGCCGGCATCAGCTCCTTTGGTGAAGAAGCCTACTCCTACGGCCCCAGCAAGGCGGCAGTGCATCAGCTCTCGCGCAATCTGGCGCGTGAACTGGTGAGCCAGCACATCAACGTCAACGTGATCGCGCCCGGACGTTTCCCCAGCAAGATGACCCAGCACATTCACCAAGACGCTGCCGCGATGGCGGAAGATTGCCAGCATATCCCGATGAAGCGCTGGGGCCGCGAAGAAGAGATGTCGGCGCTCGCCATCATGCTCGCCAGCGCCGGCGGCGCGTACATGACCGGCAACGTCATCCCGATCGACGGTGGCTTCACCCTCTAA
- the ectA gene encoding diaminobutyrate acetyltransferase, which translates to MASINATLRQPTAADGFALNQLVARCQPLDTNSVYCNLLQCADFADTAIAAETDDGDLVGFISGYRPPARPDTLFVWQVAVDSRMRGQGLALKMLLALVERTRAAGVTRLETTISPGNDASEALFKKAFRLLGAEYTTEVLFSRETHFNGQHDDEVIYRAGPFTQSTTQSAHA; encoded by the coding sequence TTGGCTTCCATAAACGCGACACTCCGCCAGCCCACCGCTGCGGACGGCTTTGCTCTGAATCAGCTGGTTGCACGTTGTCAGCCGCTGGATACCAACTCGGTCTACTGCAATTTATTGCAGTGTGCGGATTTCGCGGACACCGCGATCGCTGCCGAGACAGATGATGGTGATTTGGTCGGATTCATATCCGGCTATCGCCCCCCGGCCCGCCCCGACACCTTGTTCGTGTGGCAGGTCGCCGTAGACAGCCGCATGCGCGGTCAGGGTCTGGCGCTGAAGATGCTGCTCGCTTTGGTCGAGCGCACTCGCGCCGCTGGCGTCACCCGATTGGAGACGACCATATCCCCTGGCAACGACGCATCAGAGGCGCTGTTCAAAAAAGCCTTCCGCCTGTTGGGCGCTGAATACACCACTGAAGTGCTGTTCTCTCGCGAGACGCATTTCAACGGACAGCACGACGACGAAGTTATCTACCGTGCTGGACCCTTTACTCAATCAACTACTCAATCAGCTCACGCTTGA
- the ectB gene encoding diaminobutyrate--2-oxoglutarate transaminase, producing the protein MNNFEQFEKNESDIRSYCRSFPVIFNQAQGAELVTTEGKRYIDFLAGAGTLNYGHNHPVLKKALIQYLEEDGITHGLDMYSAAKERFLETFNRVILEPRGFANYKIQFSGPTGANAVEAALKLARKVTGRSNIISFTNGFHGCTIGALAATGNGHHRGAAGVPLTDVSRMPYANYFGDNVNTISMMDKLLSDPSSGIDKPAAVIVEVVQGEGGLNAASAEWMRKLEKLCRKHEMLLIADDIQAGCGRTGTFFSFEEMGIKPDIITMSKSLSGFGLPFAIVIMRNELDQWEPGEHNGTFRGNNHAFVTAAAALEHFWTNDEFAKSVQAKGKLIKERMQKIARKHGPDSLFVKGRGMMVGISCPNGEIASAICKEAFANGLVIETSGNHSQVVKCLCPLTITDEQIDKALTILDAAFAKVMAEDIANQAS; encoded by the coding sequence ATGAACAATTTCGAACAGTTCGAGAAAAACGAATCCGACATTCGCAGCTATTGCCGCTCGTTCCCGGTCATCTTCAACCAGGCGCAGGGCGCGGAGCTGGTCACCACCGAAGGCAAGCGCTACATCGACTTTCTGGCCGGTGCCGGCACGCTGAATTACGGGCACAACCACCCCGTACTGAAAAAAGCATTGATTCAGTACCTGGAAGAGGACGGCATCACCCATGGCCTGGATATGTACTCGGCTGCCAAGGAACGTTTTCTGGAGACCTTCAACCGGGTCATCCTTGAGCCCCGTGGCTTCGCCAACTACAAAATCCAGTTCAGCGGCCCGACCGGTGCCAATGCGGTAGAAGCCGCACTCAAGCTGGCCCGCAAGGTGACTGGTCGCAGCAACATCATCAGCTTCACCAACGGCTTCCATGGCTGCACCATCGGTGCGCTGGCGGCCACCGGTAACGGTCATCACCGTGGCGCTGCTGGCGTGCCGCTGACCGATGTCAGCCGTATGCCTTACGCCAACTACTTTGGCGACAACGTCAATACCATCTCGATGATGGATAAGCTGCTGAGCGACCCGAGCAGCGGCATCGACAAGCCCGCAGCGGTTATCGTTGAGGTCGTGCAGGGTGAAGGCGGCCTGAACGCTGCTTCAGCGGAGTGGATGCGCAAGCTTGAGAAGCTCTGCCGCAAGCATGAAATGCTGCTGATCGCCGACGACATCCAGGCAGGTTGTGGCCGCACCGGTACTTTCTTCAGCTTTGAAGAAATGGGTATCAAGCCGGACATCATCACTATGTCCAAGTCATTGAGCGGCTTTGGTCTGCCCTTTGCCATCGTGATCATGCGCAACGAGCTGGACCAGTGGGAGCCAGGTGAGCACAACGGTACTTTCCGTGGCAACAACCACGCCTTTGTCACCGCCGCCGCCGCGCTGGAACACTTCTGGACCAACGATGAGTTCGCGAAGAGCGTGCAAGCCAAGGGCAAGCTGATCAAGGAACGCATGCAGAAGATCGCTCGCAAGCATGGCCCCGACTCCCTGTTCGTCAAAGGTCGCGGCATGATGGTCGGCATCAGCTGCCCCAATGGCGAGATTGCTTCCGCCATCTGTAAAGAAGCCTTTGCCAACGGCTTGGTTATCGAAACGAGCGGTAATCACAGCCAGGTCGTCAAATGCCTGTGCCCACTGACCATTACCGACGAGCAGATCGACAAGGCCCTGACTATTCTGGACGCGGCCTTTGCCAAGGTCATGGCTGAAGACATCGCCAACCAGGCTTCCTGA
- a CDS encoding ectoine synthase, with translation MIVRTLEECENSERRVTTETWESTRMLLKDDNMGFSFHITTIYANKETHIHYKNHLESVYCMSGNGEIETLSDGKVYQIRPGTLYILDKHDDHMLRGGTEDMKMACVFNPPISGREVHDKDGVYPVDNT, from the coding sequence ATGATCGTACGTACACTGGAAGAATGTGAAAACTCGGAACGTCGTGTTACCACCGAGACGTGGGAAAGCACCCGCATGCTGCTCAAGGACGACAACATGGGCTTCTCGTTTCACATCACCACCATCTACGCCAACAAGGAAACCCACATCCACTACAAGAACCATCTTGAGTCGGTGTACTGCATGAGTGGGAACGGCGAGATCGAAACACTGTCGGACGGGAAGGTATATCAGATTCGTCCCGGCACGCTGTACATTCTGGACAAGCACGACGACCATATGCTGCGCGGTGGCACCGAAGACATGAAAATGGCTTGCGTGTTCAACCCACCGATCAGCGGTCGCGAAGTACACGACAAGGACGGCGTATACCCCGTAGATAACACCTAA
- the thpD gene encoding ectoine hydroxylase, with translation MTVAADVYPSRQLNQQPRWLDRLDPIIHGDPSNDAPLTADQMARFERDGFLVLPELFNQDEVAVFRNEVNRLRNDKEVLEQPSAIREPDSGALRSLFAIHRSNNLFKRIASDERIASIASYIVGGDVYVHQSRMNLKPGFKGKEFYWHSDFETWHVEDGLPRMRAVSCSILLTDNTPYNGPLMLIPGSHRHYISCTGDTPDNHYQRSLRKQELGVPDDSSLNDMVAEGGIEAVTGKAGTVVLFDCNTLHGSNSNITPSPRSNLFYVYNHVDNQPVAPYGELTPRPDFVAERGPVEPLQIAPQHYR, from the coding sequence ATGACGGTAGCAGCTGACGTATATCCATCACGACAGCTCAACCAACAACCCCGCTGGCTCGATCGCCTGGACCCGATAATTCACGGAGATCCATCGAACGATGCCCCGCTCACGGCAGACCAGATGGCACGTTTTGAACGTGATGGTTTTCTGGTCTTGCCAGAGTTGTTTAATCAGGATGAGGTCGCGGTTTTCCGCAACGAAGTAAACCGCCTGCGTAACGACAAAGAGGTGCTCGAACAGCCCTCGGCGATACGCGAACCGGATAGCGGTGCACTACGCTCGCTATTCGCCATCCACCGCAGCAACAATCTGTTCAAGCGTATTGCCAGCGATGAAAGAATCGCCAGCATCGCCAGCTACATAGTCGGCGGTGATGTGTATGTACATCAGTCGCGCATGAACCTGAAGCCTGGCTTCAAGGGCAAGGAGTTCTACTGGCACTCCGACTTTGAGACCTGGCATGTGGAAGACGGCCTGCCCCGCATGCGCGCGGTGAGCTGCTCGATTCTGCTGACCGACAACACGCCCTACAACGGGCCACTGATGCTGATTCCCGGATCGCACCGCCACTATATAAGCTGCACCGGCGACACTCCGGACAATCACTATCAGCGCTCACTGCGCAAGCAGGAACTGGGCGTACCGGATGACAGCAGCCTGAACGATATGGTTGCCGAAGGCGGGATAGAAGCGGTGACTGGCAAGGCCGGTACAGTAGTACTGTTTGATTGCAATACGCTGCATGGCTCGAACAGCAACATCACGCCGAGTCCGCGCAGCAATCTGTTTTACGTCTACAACCATGTAGACAACCAACCGGTCGCGCCCTACGGCGAATTAACACCCAGACCGGACTTTGTCGCAGAACGCGGCCCGGTAGAACCGCTGCAGATTGCACCGCAGCACTACCGATAA
- a CDS encoding aspartate kinase gives MHTVEKIGGTSMSRFEEVLNNIFIGQRQGTELYQRVFVVSAYSGMTNMLLEHKKTGEPGVYERFADAHVEDAWLEALDNVQSAMVSKNAELFKGEYERQAADRFIEGRISDVRDCMVSLHQLCSYGHFQLTEHLMKVREMLASLGEAHSAFNTVLALKKKGINARLVDLTGWNQSEPKAFQDMVKDSFDGIDLSRELVVATGYTHCSEGLMNTFDRGYSEITFAQIAASTSAREAIIHKEYHLSSADPNLVGVDKVVTIGRTNYDVADQLSNLGMEAIHPKAARTLRRAGIHLRIKNAFEPDHGGTLISQDYCSEKPCVEIIAGRKDVFGLEVFDQEMLGDVGYDLEITKLLKQLKLYVVNKDSDANSITYYASGSRKMINRASRLIEERYPMAEVNVHNIAIVSAIGSDLKVKGILAKTVAALAASDISIQAIHQSIRQVEMQCIIKEEDYDAAVASLHSALIEPENHGDVIVAA, from the coding sequence ATGCATACAGTAGAGAAAATCGGCGGCACATCAATGAGTCGCTTTGAGGAAGTACTGAACAACATTTTCATTGGCCAACGTCAGGGTACCGAGCTGTACCAGCGTGTTTTCGTTGTCTCTGCCTACAGCGGTATGACCAACATGCTGCTTGAGCATAAAAAGACCGGTGAGCCGGGGGTCTATGAGCGCTTCGCTGATGCGCACGTGGAGGATGCCTGGCTAGAGGCGCTGGACAACGTGCAGAGCGCGATGGTCAGCAAGAATGCCGAGCTGTTCAAGGGCGAGTACGAGCGTCAGGCGGCCGATCGCTTTATCGAAGGCCGCATCAGCGACGTGCGTGATTGCATGGTCAGCCTGCATCAGCTGTGTTCCTACGGACATTTTCAGCTGACCGAACACCTGATGAAGGTGCGCGAGATGCTCGCTTCTCTGGGCGAAGCGCACAGTGCCTTCAATACCGTACTGGCGCTGAAGAAAAAAGGCATCAACGCCCGCCTCGTCGATCTGACCGGTTGGAACCAGAGTGAGCCCAAGGCCTTTCAGGATATGGTCAAGGACAGCTTTGACGGTATCGACCTGAGCCGTGAGCTGGTGGTGGCCACGGGTTACACGCATTGCAGCGAAGGTCTGATGAACACCTTTGATCGCGGCTACAGCGAGATCACCTTCGCTCAAATCGCCGCCAGCACCAGCGCGCGTGAGGCGATCATCCACAAGGAATATCACCTCTCCAGTGCCGACCCGAACCTGGTTGGCGTGGACAAGGTAGTGACTATCGGTCGGACCAATTACGACGTGGCCGACCAACTGTCCAACCTTGGCATGGAGGCGATCCACCCCAAGGCAGCCCGCACCCTGCGCCGCGCCGGCATCCACCTGCGCATCAAGAATGCGTTCGAGCCGGATCACGGCGGTACCCTGATCAGTCAGGATTACTGCAGCGAGAAGCCCTGCGTGGAGATCATCGCCGGTCGCAAGGATGTCTTTGGGCTGGAAGTGTTCGACCAGGAAATGCTGGGCGACGTAGGTTACGACCTGGAAATCACCAAGCTGCTGAAGCAGCTCAAGCTCTATGTGGTGAACAAGGACTCCGACGCCAACAGCATCACCTACTACGCCTCAGGCTCGCGCAAGATGATCAACCGTGCCTCGCGCCTGATTGAAGAGCGCTATCCGATGGCCGAGGTAAACGTGCACAACATCGCGATCGTCTCAGCCATTGGCTCGGATCTGAAGGTCAAAGGCATACTGGCCAAGACTGTTGCAGCCTTGGCAGCCTCCGACATCAGCATCCAGGCGATTCACCAGTCGATCCGCCAGGTGGAGATGCAGTGCATCATCAAGGAAGAAGACTACGATGCTGCAGTCGCCTCGCTGCACTCGGCGCTGATTGAGCCAGAGAACCACGGCGACGTGATCGTCGCCGCCTGA
- a CDS encoding cation:proton antiporter family protein, giving the protein MIEAVWIAFAFLMGLATRQVGLPPLIGYLGAGFALSALGTQVGVGPEDSEILSHIAHLGVLLLLFTVGLKLKVKNLVRPEVIGGSLLHFGLSTGLLLAGLLYFLELPLGEATLLAMALSFSSTVLAAKVLESKRELRAFHGRVAIGVLIMQDLIALVAISVASGKSPSAWALLVLILPLSKPLLFKLLDMSGHEELMILLGLLLALVVGGAGFEALGLSSELGALAFGALMAGHKRAGELSQSLWSLKEIFLVGFFLQIGLGGLPDMHAVVFALVLTLLLPLKALLFFFLFVGFKLRARSAFLSSLTLANYSEFGLIMASLVLPQWLIPLALTVAFSFLLSAPLNRIVHSVYERLSPYLLPFERNIRHPDEQPITLGDAQILVMGLGRTGRAAYDNLFEQGFNVIALDSDPVAVDASLQAGRRALFADAEDQVFWQNLDMPNIHSVILAMNDAEAKTIAVQKLRSRGFDGLIVSHAMYEDIARRIIRAGADHTYLTMSEAGAGLAEHVARSARERASLLSETAGPNAASNNS; this is encoded by the coding sequence GTGATTGAAGCAGTATGGATTGCTTTCGCCTTCTTGATGGGCTTGGCCACGCGCCAGGTTGGGCTGCCACCGCTGATTGGCTATCTGGGTGCTGGTTTTGCGCTCTCGGCGCTGGGTACACAGGTCGGAGTCGGGCCCGAGGATAGTGAAATACTCTCCCATATTGCCCACCTGGGCGTGCTTCTGCTGCTGTTTACCGTAGGACTCAAGCTCAAGGTCAAGAACCTGGTTCGTCCCGAGGTGATCGGTGGCAGCCTGCTGCATTTCGGGCTCTCCACCGGTTTGCTGCTGGCCGGTCTGCTGTATTTTCTGGAGCTGCCTTTGGGCGAGGCAACCTTGCTCGCAATGGCACTGTCGTTCTCCAGCACGGTGCTGGCCGCCAAGGTGCTAGAGAGCAAGCGCGAGCTGCGCGCCTTCCACGGCCGCGTTGCAATTGGCGTGCTGATCATGCAGGACCTCATCGCGCTGGTGGCGATCAGCGTCGCCAGTGGCAAAAGCCCCTCTGCGTGGGCGCTGCTGGTGCTGATACTGCCGCTGAGCAAACCACTGCTGTTCAAACTGCTGGACATGAGCGGCCACGAAGAGCTGATGATCCTGCTGGGCCTGCTGCTGGCGCTGGTCGTCGGCGGCGCCGGCTTTGAAGCACTCGGGCTTAGCTCCGAGCTGGGCGCCCTGGCCTTCGGCGCGCTCATGGCCGGTCACAAGCGCGCCGGCGAGCTGTCGCAATCGCTTTGGAGCCTGAAGGAAATCTTTCTGGTCGGCTTCTTTCTGCAGATCGGGCTGGGCGGCCTGCCCGACATGCACGCGGTCGTCTTCGCCCTGGTGCTGACCCTGTTGCTGCCGCTCAAGGCGCTGCTGTTCTTCTTCCTCTTCGTGGGCTTCAAACTGCGCGCGCGCAGTGCCTTTCTCAGCAGCCTGACGCTGGCCAACTACAGCGAGTTCGGTTTGATCATGGCTAGTCTGGTGCTGCCTCAGTGGCTGATACCGCTGGCATTGACCGTTGCCTTTTCGTTCCTGCTGTCGGCGCCGCTCAATCGCATCGTGCACTCCGTCTACGAGCGCCTGTCACCGTATCTGCTACCGTTCGAGCGCAACATCCGCCATCCGGATGAACAACCCATAACCCTGGGCGACGCGCAGATTCTGGTCATGGGGCTGGGCCGCACCGGCCGCGCCGCCTACGACAACCTGTTCGAGCAGGGCTTCAACGTTATTGCACTGGACTCCGACCCCGTGGCCGTAGACGCCAGCCTGCAGGCTGGGCGCCGGGCGCTGTTTGCCGACGCGGAAGATCAGGTGTTCTGGCAAAACCTCGACATGCCCAACATACACTCGGTGATACTGGCGATGAACGATGCCGAGGCCAAGACCATCGCCGTACAGAAGCTACGCTCACGCGGCTTCGATGGACTGATTGTTTCGCATGCCATGTATGAAGATATTGCCCGCCGTATCATCCGCGCCGGCGCCGACCATACCTACCTGACCATGAGCGAGGCCGGCGCCGGCCTTGCCGAGCACGTCGCACGCAGCGCACGCGAGCGCGCCAGCCTGCTCAGCGAAACCGCCGGGCCCAATGCCGCAAGCAACAACAGCTAG